The Archangium lipolyticum genome contains a region encoding:
- a CDS encoding TldD/PmbA family protein: MSTTNNTNLAEVARQAVDLAKKQGASEVAANAGRTREVEVQWRDGRLDKISEATTRGLSVQLYVDGRYSAVSTSDLRPEALERFISDSVTMTRALARDEHRRLPEPELYAGRMEVDLAIEDPNQAKLSAEERQRIVRELEAAARAVDTKGAILSVTTAFGDVLRETYRVSSNGFEGGIRGTQFFASADVSAKDSDGRRPEESDFAVARFFADLPDATTLGRRAGERALGRLGAAKGASAVLTMAVDNRAAGRLVSMLLGPMTGMALQQKRSFLDGKQGQKVGSDRLVLTDDPHIQRGLGSRLFDGEGIAAKPLPLFEAGVLRSYFIDSYYGRKLKTRPTTGGASNLSWKLGEKGQAALLADLKEGILVTGFLGGNSNAVTGDFSLGVQGFRVRGGKLAEPISEMNISGNQMDLWKRLVAVGNDPFAYSAMRTPTLVFEGVQFAGV, encoded by the coding sequence ATGAGCACGACGAACAACACGAATCTGGCGGAAGTCGCGCGGCAGGCGGTCGACCTCGCGAAGAAGCAGGGAGCCTCCGAGGTGGCGGCCAACGCCGGCCGCACCCGCGAGGTCGAGGTGCAGTGGCGCGACGGCCGGTTGGACAAGATCTCCGAGGCCACGACGCGGGGGCTGTCGGTGCAGCTCTACGTCGACGGGCGCTACTCCGCGGTGTCCACGAGCGACCTGCGTCCGGAGGCGCTGGAGCGCTTCATCTCCGACTCCGTCACGATGACGCGCGCCCTGGCGCGTGACGAGCACCGCCGGCTGCCGGAGCCCGAGCTGTACGCGGGCCGCATGGAGGTGGACCTGGCGATCGAGGATCCGAATCAGGCGAAGCTCAGCGCCGAGGAGCGCCAGCGCATCGTCCGGGAGTTGGAGGCGGCCGCCCGCGCGGTCGACACGAAGGGCGCCATCCTGTCCGTCACCACCGCCTTCGGAGACGTCCTGCGGGAGACGTACCGTGTCAGCTCGAACGGCTTCGAGGGAGGCATCCGCGGAACCCAGTTCTTCGCCTCCGCCGACGTGAGCGCCAAGGACTCGGACGGGCGCCGGCCGGAGGAGAGCGACTTCGCCGTCGCGCGCTTCTTCGCGGACCTGCCCGACGCGACCACCCTGGGCCGCCGGGCCGGAGAGCGCGCCCTGGGCCGCCTCGGTGCGGCGAAGGGCGCGTCGGCCGTGCTGACGATGGCCGTCGACAACCGCGCCGCGGGCCGGCTCGTGTCGATGCTGCTCGGGCCCATGACGGGCATGGCCCTCCAGCAGAAGCGCTCGTTCCTCGACGGGAAGCAGGGCCAGAAGGTGGGCAGCGATCGCCTGGTGCTCACGGACGATCCGCACATCCAGCGGGGTCTCGGCTCACGCCTGTTCGACGGCGAGGGCATCGCCGCGAAGCCCCTGCCGCTGTTCGAGGCGGGCGTGCTCCGCTCCTACTTCATCGACAGCTACTACGGCCGCAAGCTGAAGACCCGCCCGACGACCGGCGGCGCCTCGAACCTCTCCTGGAAGCTCGGCGAGAAGGGACAGGCCGCGCTCCTGGCGGACCTGAAGGAGGGCATCCTGGTGACGGGCTTCCTCGGCGGCAACTCGAACGCCGTGACGGGGGACTTCTCCCTCGGCGTCCAGGGGTTCCGCGTGCGCGGCGGGAAGCTCGCCGAGCCCATCAGCGAGATGAACATCTCCGGCAACCAGATGGACCTCTGGAAGCGCCTGGTGGCCGTGGGCAATGATCCGTTCGCCTACAGCGCGATGCGCACGCCGACCCTCGTCTTCGAGGGTGTGCAGTTCGCGGGCGTCTGA
- a CDS encoding VOC family protein: MDSDQLLSSFVKLLVSDAERSARFYEALGFKRMHAEPPFIHLRWENQAEVYLVAVPSAVALEGRRGVGVLLGFRIGATGLNEVAERARAHGAGVEGPTVQPWYTREIIVTDPDGYRLNFIEPV; this comes from the coding sequence ATGGATAGCGATCAGCTGTTGTCGTCCTTCGTGAAGTTGCTCGTGTCGGACGCCGAGCGCTCCGCGCGGTTCTACGAGGCGCTCGGGTTCAAGCGCATGCACGCGGAGCCCCCCTTCATCCACCTGCGCTGGGAGAACCAGGCGGAGGTGTACCTGGTCGCCGTGCCCTCGGCGGTGGCGCTGGAGGGCCGGCGGGGCGTGGGCGTGCTGCTGGGCTTCCGCATCGGCGCCACGGGCCTGAACGAGGTGGCCGAACGGGCCCGGGCGCACGGCGCGGGCGTCGAGGGCCCCACCGTGCAGCCCTGGTACACGCGGGAGATCATCGTCACGGATCCCGACGGCTACCGGCTGAACTTCATCGAGCCCGTGTAA
- a CDS encoding bifunctional metallophosphatase/5'-nucleotidase, whose amino-acid sequence MRRLPLGLLCALLSASCMPVMEGQDIDLSGQEVRLTFLHTADIHSRLVPYDFAPLKTDTDLGLIPEAGPFGGATRLGAILKRERSRAERVLHLDSGDCFQGAPIFNVNSGEAEFRFLSRMRMDAAVIGNHEFDAGLANFVQKARDFATFPLMAANYYWDSPKDPGNEQAALNTEPYIIRNVQGLKVGIIGMANISSLNSLVEGGNSLQATPLEQNEAARAYVEMLRPVVDLIVVVSHLGLTEDQDLIRGYEAYYEYERARPFIERDHDQWKVLEWADPELEGNPKAVVKVFIPGVSGLDVILGGHLHVVLNPPQELTDPSGRKVVVVHSGAFAKYVGRADLVVKVPKAEERTPDGAEVSSHSYRAFPLDGLWCNEPMRAWYIDNFWNPGEFINAEGVREAIAECQQQEDRETTDLLQPYLLGMDFNLQLTSIFSYAPTDVARRNTSSGGDSPLGNITADSMRKRRAVEAEMALTNSLGIRDNLYAGVVTQESMFNVFPFENTINIMYLSGTEIQEMFDFVAERSASRGCVSQAQISGARFTMDCAQVQLNDLRIPCDPAKNATDCPQENRENHAPWQCIADQDGERCYAHPATDISINGSPINPNGMYRVAVNDYIAKGGSGFNVLKRNTTRQETGISLRDSLIGYMQNFCTCDDINAGRETSKTGERCGTLIKGQWVVDDKTRNFCVKAQEFEDALARTVGDCTCRQLLNIPPEEAAARCHVENLDAETIQSTCNVPTGPYTGRCSCRDALSGAQECGSVTRQLETFCENPTEMPIATAIEDGRIGRRVK is encoded by the coding sequence ATGCGACGTCTCCCGCTCGGCCTCTTGTGCGCCCTGCTCTCGGCCTCCTGCATGCCCGTCATGGAGGGACAGGACATTGATCTCAGCGGACAGGAAGTCCGGCTCACCTTCCTCCATACGGCGGACATCCACTCACGGCTCGTCCCCTATGACTTCGCGCCGCTGAAGACGGATACGGACCTGGGCCTCATCCCCGAGGCGGGCCCCTTCGGTGGGGCCACCCGGCTGGGCGCCATCCTCAAGCGCGAGCGCTCGCGCGCCGAGCGTGTGCTGCACCTGGACTCGGGGGACTGCTTCCAGGGCGCCCCCATCTTCAACGTCAACAGCGGCGAGGCCGAGTTCCGCTTCCTGTCCAGGATGCGGATGGACGCGGCCGTGATCGGCAACCACGAGTTCGACGCGGGCCTGGCCAACTTCGTCCAGAAGGCGCGCGACTTCGCCACCTTCCCGCTGATGGCGGCCAACTACTACTGGGACAGCCCGAAGGATCCCGGCAACGAGCAGGCCGCGCTCAACACCGAGCCCTACATCATCCGCAACGTGCAGGGCCTGAAGGTGGGCATCATCGGCATGGCCAACATCTCCTCGCTCAACTCGCTGGTGGAGGGCGGCAACTCGCTGCAGGCCACCCCGCTGGAGCAGAACGAGGCGGCGCGTGCCTACGTGGAGATGCTGCGCCCGGTGGTGGATCTCATCGTGGTGGTCAGCCACCTGGGCCTCACCGAGGACCAGGATCTCATCCGCGGCTACGAGGCCTACTACGAGTACGAGCGCGCCCGGCCCTTCATCGAGCGGGACCACGATCAGTGGAAGGTGCTCGAGTGGGCGGACCCGGAGCTGGAGGGCAACCCCAAGGCGGTGGTGAAGGTGTTCATCCCCGGCGTGTCCGGCCTGGACGTCATCCTGGGCGGCCACCTGCACGTGGTGCTCAACCCGCCGCAGGAGCTCACGGATCCCAGCGGCCGCAAGGTGGTGGTGGTGCACTCGGGCGCCTTCGCCAAGTACGTGGGGCGCGCGGACCTGGTGGTGAAGGTCCCCAAGGCCGAGGAGCGCACGCCGGATGGCGCCGAGGTGAGCAGCCACTCCTACCGCGCCTTCCCGCTGGACGGCCTGTGGTGCAACGAGCCCATGCGCGCCTGGTACATCGACAACTTCTGGAACCCCGGAGAGTTCATCAACGCCGAGGGCGTGCGCGAGGCCATCGCGGAGTGCCAGCAGCAGGAAGACCGGGAGACGACGGACCTGCTCCAGCCCTACCTGCTGGGCATGGACTTCAACCTCCAGCTCACCTCCATCTTCTCCTACGCGCCGACCGACGTGGCCCGCCGCAACACCTCCTCGGGCGGTGACTCGCCGCTGGGCAACATCACCGCGGACTCCATGCGCAAGCGCCGCGCGGTGGAGGCGGAGATGGCCCTCACCAACTCGCTGGGCATCCGCGACAACCTCTACGCGGGCGTGGTGACCCAGGAGTCCATGTTCAACGTGTTCCCGTTCGAGAACACCATCAACATCATGTACCTGTCGGGCACGGAGATTCAGGAGATGTTCGACTTCGTGGCCGAACGCTCCGCCAGCCGCGGCTGCGTCAGCCAGGCGCAGATCTCCGGCGCGCGTTTCACCATGGACTGCGCCCAGGTGCAGCTCAACGACCTGCGCATTCCGTGCGACCCCGCGAAGAACGCCACGGACTGCCCCCAGGAGAACCGCGAGAACCACGCCCCCTGGCAGTGCATCGCGGACCAGGACGGCGAGCGCTGCTACGCCCACCCCGCCACGGACATCTCCATCAACGGCAGCCCCATCAACCCCAACGGCATGTACCGCGTGGCGGTGAACGACTACATCGCCAAGGGGGGCTCGGGCTTCAACGTCCTCAAACGCAACACCACGCGCCAGGAGACGGGCATCTCCCTGCGCGACTCGCTCATCGGCTACATGCAGAACTTCTGCACCTGCGATGACATCAACGCGGGCCGCGAGACGTCCAAGACGGGCGAGCGCTGCGGCACGCTCATCAAGGGCCAGTGGGTGGTGGATGACAAGACGCGCAACTTCTGCGTCAAGGCCCAGGAGTTCGAGGACGCGCTGGCGCGCACGGTGGGTGACTGCACGTGCCGCCAGTTGCTGAACATCCCCCCCGAGGAAGCCGCCGCGCGCTGCCACGTGGAGAACCTGGATGCGGAGACGATCCAGAGCACGTGCAACGTGCCCACGGGCCCGTACACCGGACGCTGCAGCTGCCGCGACGCGCTGTCGGGTGCCCAGGAGTGTGGTTCGGTCACCCGGCAGCTCGAGACCTTCTGTGAGAACCCAACCGAGATGCCCATCGCCACCGCCATCGAGGATGGCCGTATCGGACGGAGGGTGAAGTGA